The DNA region AAACCGTGTTGAGGACCGCATCGAAGGACTCGCTTTCAAAAGGGAGGTTGACCGACTGGTTCAGATCTTGAACCAACACATCGCTTAAGAGAGGATTGCGTCTAAGCTCTTTTTCATTCAACCCCAACCCTGTAAGCCGGTCCAGCTTAAGGCCCTCTGGCAGGTGCGACTGCCAGCTGCTCATCAGGTCCAGCACCTGCATGCCGTCCTGCACAAAGCGGCCATAGGTGGCTTTGATAATTTCGATGGCCGTATCATCGATGTGCTGAACAAAGCGGGGTTCTTGATAGAAACGTGTGTCCGCTTCGGAATCCTGGCGAAAAAAGGCATCGTGGCTGAAAAAACTGCTGGGCTTGTCTCGCCATCTGGCCTGCATCCCGGGCCCATCGGTCAATGCCGCCAACCAATCGACGCTGGTGCCGCCGCGTTCCAGTTTCTTGGGGGCGATGTTACCGATCAAGGCGGAAAGGGAAAGATCCCTTCCCGCCAGCGGATGATTGAAATCCACGGTCATATGACCATTGTTCAGATGGACGCATCGAAAAGGCTGCCTGTTGGCGGCAAAAACGTTGCTGACATCCCTCAATAGTCCTTTCGGGTAGAACCGGCCCATCGCCGGCCCGGCAGCCGGGCGCTCAGCAAAAGGATTCCCGAACTGACTTCTTTTGATTTCAAATAGATTGCTGCTCTTTGCTGCCGGTACAAGGTCCTCCGGTTCGACATGAATATCGATCATCTCTCCTGTGTGGCGGCCCACGATGGCTTCCAACACAGCTGCAGGCATATAATCGCGCCAAATGTTGACCCCACAGGCATGGTACACATCCGTATGTGCCGCTGAATCGCTTTTCCACTTCAGGTGAAACATCAGATCCACAAGGGTTTCGTCGCTTATGTTTTGGGTGTCCATATTCACGTCCTCATTCTTCGTTTTATGGTTGGTATTTCAGTTCTTGGTTTATTAACACTCTAGCCACCCATCGCCAGATTGCAATAATAGGATAAATAGGTTTATATAGGGGGTTATAACCCTTATTATATTTCATCTAAACCAAAGGGTTACGCTTTGATATATGGTCGGGCGAGTGAATATGTTTAAGCACCCGTTTCACGGGCGGTTGGTTATTGAGAAAGGGAAAGCAGGTAGGACCTGAGATTCGTGCGTTTGTTGCGTAGACCGAATTTTATTCTCAGGTTTTTACGGTGAAAGTTAATGGTGGTTTCGGCCACATTGAGGATGTCGGCAATTTCCTGACTGGTCCTGCCGTCCTTGACCAGGGTGGCGACCTGCATCTCCTGGGGTGTAAGTATCAAACTGGCGTTGGCGAGCCGTTGCAGCAAGGGCGAGATGATGTCCTGCAGGTGGCGGTCGACAATCTCGACGAGGGTGCGATCTTTGGCTTTCAGGCGGGCATTTTTTAACTTTTCGACATACGGCAGGACGAGATCCTTGACATTGTTTAATACTTTTCTTTCCAGATCCAGTCGGTCTTCCTCCCGCTGTTTTAAAAGAACCTTCATGGCGATGTTGGCCTCTTCCAGGCTTTGCTTCTGATCGATCAGCGCTTCCTGGCTTTTTTTCAGCGCTTCCTCGGTCAGCTTGAGGGCCGTGATCTCCTCGTGGCTGGCAACGACCCTGACCGGACCGTCTCCGGCCATGCGGATGGCGCGTATGTAGTACCAGTGCTGCCCGTCTTTTGAATGGCAAGGATAATCGTACAGGAATTCCTCGATATTTCCGCTGATAACGTCCCGGATGCCTCGGGCCACTTTGCGGGCATCCGTCTCATCACTGCCCTTACTTGCATCGCAGATATCCAGATAGTTGGTCCCGCGGGCATCGTATCCATCGGGCATACCGTTTTTGACGGCAAATTGGCGCCAGGCAGTATTGGTTTCCAGGATAACGCCGTCCTGGTCCAGAATGGCGATGTGGGCGGACAATGAATTGAGCACGGTTCTGGCCAATTCGTCCTTGAATAGATCGTTCTGTATGTCTTCCTTTTCAAGAATATCGCTCATGACACCTTTACCTCTTATTTTAATGATATGATACACGATTTGCTCCTTTCTTTCAACCCGGGATATTAGGCCGACTTGAACTTCAAGCCAAAATGAGATACATGTTTCGGCAAAAGAGAATTGTCTCCAATTGCAAATCAAGTCACACACGAGAATCGGTGGATTCTCATATTTATCAGATGGTTCGACACCGGAATAGGGAGTGGCGCTGTTCGTCATCAAACTGAAAAACGAGTCAACGGGTTAAGGAGGAAACCATGCGCATCGCCGTCATTGGCGCAGGCATTTCCGGCCTGACAACTGCCTATCTTCTCAGCCAGGAACACGAAATCGTTGTATTCGAGGCCAACGACTATATCGGCGGCCACACCCACACCGTCGATGTGGAAGCCAATGATGGGCAGACGTACGCCGTTGACACGGGCTTTATCGTCTTTAACGAAAATACCTACCCGAATTTCATGGCATTGATGCAGCGCCTGGGCGTGACGTGGCAGCCGTCCAATATGAGCTTCAGCGTTCAGTGTCAAAAAACCGGGCTATACTATTCTCCCAGTACCGTGAACAGTGTCTTTGCCCAGCGAAAGAACCTCCTGCGACCTTCTTTCTATCGCATGCTGAGCGATGCCTTGCGTTTTCGGCGCGAGGCTTCTGAGCTGATCGAAACCGACGACTACAGCGTAACCCTGCAGGCCTATCTGGATAAAAAGCGCTACAGCGCGGCTTTTATAGACAACTTTATCATCCCCATGGGCGGAGCTATCTGGTCAGCCGATCCCTTTCAGTTCAGACAATTTCCCGCACGCTATCTGGTGGAATTTTTCAACAACCACGGCGTTCTGAACATTGGCGACCAACCGCAGTGGCTGGTGATCAAGGGGGGCTCGCGGCAATATATCCAGCCCCTTACGCAGCCCTTTTCCGAGCGTATTCATTTAAATACACCGGTACAATCGATAAAACGGTTTGAAGACCACGTATCCATCACTGCCAAAGGAGAAACAGCGTCGTTCGATCAGGTCGTTTTAGCGGTGCACAGCGACCAGGCGCTAAAGATGCTGGCGGATCCGACAGAAATGGAACAGGATGTACTGGGCGTTATACCTTACCAGGAAAACCTGGCGGTATTGCACAGGGACGCATCCCTGCTGCCGCCGAAAAGAATTGCCTGGGCCAGCTGGAACTACCATATTCCTAAGAACGAGAAGGGACGGGTTGCACTGACCTATTACATGAACCGCCTGCAAACCCTGAATGCGCCCGAGGAATTCTGTGTCACCCTGAATATGCCCGAGTCCATTCACCCGCAAAAAACCATTGAATCGCTCATCTATCATCATCCGGTTTACGATCCCAACAGCCTGAAAGCCCGACGACGTCAAGATGAATTAAACGGGCAAAACCGGACCTATTACTGCGGCGCCTACTGGGGCTATGGTTTTCATGAGGATGGCGTCAACAGTGCCCTGGCCGTATGCGAACATTTCGGGAAACACTTGTCATGACCAAGAGCTGCATATACGAGGGTACCGTTCGTCATAGACGCTTCCAACCCCGTGCCAACACGTTTCAATACCGCTTGTTTTTCATGTATATGGACCTTGAGGAACTGCCGACCCTGTTCGACATCCATCCCTTGTGGTCCTATGAAAAATTCAACTTCGCCTATTTTCGGCGCCGCGACCATTTTGGCGACCCATCCATTCCGCTGGATATTGCTGTCCGGAACCTGGTTGAAAAAAACCTGGGGTCTCGTCCAGACGGGCCCATTCGTTTGCTGACCCACCTGAGATACTTTGGCCACTGTTTTAATCCGGCCAGCTTTTACTACTGCTACGACAGGGATGATGTGCATGTAGATGCCATTGTGATTGAAATTCACAATACACCCTGGGGGGAGCATTTTTGCTATGTGCTCGGTGCAGAGGACAACCTGCACCCCATGAAGGACTGGCGCCGGCACACGGCCGATAAAGTCTTTCATGTGTCGCCTTTTATCGATATGGACATCCGCTACGACTGGCGCTTCCGGCTGCCGGGTGAAACCATTGGCGTCCACATCATCGACTATCAGAAGGATATGCGGCTGTTCGATGCCACCCTGGCGCTCGAGCGCCGCAGCCTCGACCGGCGGATGCTGTCCCGGGTTTTGCTTAAGTATCCGGCGCAAACCGTCAGGGTGATCACACTGATTTATTGGCAGGCCCTGCGCTTGGTTCTTAAAAAAACACCTTTCTTTACCCATCCCCAAAAGAAGGAATAGTCAAGGAAAGGACGCGACCATGACTGAATTCATCATACCCGCCGAAGCACCCGCTTTGAACGAACTGAAAACCAGCCGACTCGATAATTTGGCCCGTCGGACAGTTTTTTCGATGATGGTCAAGCTTAAGTACGGTCGCATCCGCATTGTTGAGGATAACCAAAGCCATTTATTCGGGAGAACGGATTCTGCCCAGCCGCTGGAAGCGACCCTCACTGTAAATCACCCCCGGTTTTATCGTCGCATATTGTTGAGTGGCAGCATTGGCGCGGCAGAGGCCTACATGGAAGGGCTTTGGTCAGCTGATGATTTGACAACGGTCATGCGCATCATGGCCCTCAACCAACCGGTGTTTGCCGAAATGGAAAAGGGCCTGGCACGCCTGACAAGGCCTTTATACCGCGTTTACCACTTTGCTAAAAAAAACACCAAAATAGGCAGCCGGAAAAATATACTCGCCCATTATGACCTGGGAAACGACTTTTACGCCCTGTTTCTGGATCCCACCATGACCTATTCCTGCGGCCTTTTTGAAACGAAGGGGAGCACCATGGAGGAGGCCTCGTTTGCCAAGTACGATCGCATTTGTAAAAAATTACAGCTGAAACCAGGCGAACGGGTCATGGAGATCGGCACCGGGTGGGGCGGGTTCGCCCTGTATGCTGTCAACCATTTCGACGTACACGTGACCACCACCACCATTTCCGACGAACAGTTTCGTTTTGCCAATGAACGTTTCCGACGAGCGGGTGTAAAGGATCGCATCACACTGCTTAATAAGGACTACCGTGATTTGAGCGGACAATACGACAAACTGGTTTCCATTGAAATGATCGAAGCGGTTGGACATCACTACTTTGACATATTCTTCAAGACTTGCAGCCAACTGCTCCGTGACAACGGCATGATGCTGTTGCAGGCCATCACGATCCGTGATCAAGAATTCAAGCGCTATATCCAGAGCGTGGATTTCATCAAACGCTATATTTTTCCCGGTGGCTGTTTGCCTTCCGTCGGATCCATGGTGGACGCCCTCACCCGCACAACAGACATGACGCTTTTTCATATGGAAGACATCACCCCGCATTATGCCCGTACCCTCAGAAAATGGCGCCACCGCTTTTTCAAAAACATCGACCACGTGCGTGCAATGCAATTTCCGGAAACCTTTATTCGCATGTGGGAGTATTATTTATGTTACTGCGAAGGTGGGTTCAGCGAACGCTACATCGGTGATGTGCAGATGCTCTTGACCAAACCGCTCTGCCGAAGGGCGTCGCTCCTGACGCCCCTTGAAGAGTAGCCGTTGAGAATGGTCAGGAAAAATTACAAATCATGCTGTCCCAGGCGTGATATGTCTGACTGGGCAGACCTGCCTGCCGTGCGATACGAGGCGGCACGGCAATCCCCGAGGCGAACTGGGCATAATTGACAAAGGTCCGTCCGTCAATGCGTACCTTCATGCCCTTGAGGGGGTGTTTCAAGGGAACGATCGCATGTACATTGCGGTATTTTTCCCCGGCTTCTTTGAAACCCAATTCATTTGCCGTTCGGGCCAGGCTGACCTCAAGGTAATGCCGTGACCCTTTCTCAAT from Deltaproteobacteria bacterium includes:
- a CDS encoding FAD-dependent oxidoreductase, with protein sequence MRIAVIGAGISGLTTAYLLSQEHEIVVFEANDYIGGHTHTVDVEANDGQTYAVDTGFIVFNENTYPNFMALMQRLGVTWQPSNMSFSVQCQKTGLYYSPSTVNSVFAQRKNLLRPSFYRMLSDALRFRREASELIETDDYSVTLQAYLDKKRYSAAFIDNFIIPMGGAIWSADPFQFRQFPARYLVEFFNNHGVLNIGDQPQWLVIKGGSRQYIQPLTQPFSERIHLNTPVQSIKRFEDHVSITAKGETASFDQVVLAVHSDQALKMLADPTEMEQDVLGVIPYQENLAVLHRDASLLPPKRIAWASWNYHIPKNEKGRVALTYYMNRLQTLNAPEEFCVTLNMPESIHPQKTIESLIYHHPVYDPNSLKARRRQDELNGQNRTYYCGAYWGYGFHEDGVNSALAVCEHFGKHLS
- a CDS encoding DUF1365 domain-containing protein, with protein sequence MTKSCIYEGTVRHRRFQPRANTFQYRLFFMYMDLEELPTLFDIHPLWSYEKFNFAYFRRRDHFGDPSIPLDIAVRNLVEKNLGSRPDGPIRLLTHLRYFGHCFNPASFYYCYDRDDVHVDAIVIEIHNTPWGEHFCYVLGAEDNLHPMKDWRRHTADKVFHVSPFIDMDIRYDWRFRLPGETIGVHIIDYQKDMRLFDATLALERRSLDRRMLSRVLLKYPAQTVRVITLIYWQALRLVLKKTPFFTHPQKKE
- a CDS encoding LuxR C-terminal-related transcriptional regulator, with product MSDILEKEDIQNDLFKDELARTVLNSLSAHIAILDQDGVILETNTAWRQFAVKNGMPDGYDARGTNYLDICDASKGSDETDARKVARGIRDVISGNIEEFLYDYPCHSKDGQHWYYIRAIRMAGDGPVRVVASHEEITALKLTEEALKKSQEALIDQKQSLEEANIAMKVLLKQREEDRLDLERKVLNNVKDLVLPYVEKLKNARLKAKDRTLVEIVDRHLQDIISPLLQRLANASLILTPQEMQVATLVKDGRTSQEIADILNVAETTINFHRKNLRIKFGLRNKRTNLRSYLLSLSQ
- a CDS encoding cyclopropane-fatty-acyl-phospholipid synthase family protein is translated as MTEFIIPAEAPALNELKTSRLDNLARRTVFSMMVKLKYGRIRIVEDNQSHLFGRTDSAQPLEATLTVNHPRFYRRILLSGSIGAAEAYMEGLWSADDLTTVMRIMALNQPVFAEMEKGLARLTRPLYRVYHFAKKNTKIGSRKNILAHYDLGNDFYALFLDPTMTYSCGLFETKGSTMEEASFAKYDRICKKLQLKPGERVMEIGTGWGGFALYAVNHFDVHVTTTTISDEQFRFANERFRRAGVKDRITLLNKDYRDLSGQYDKLVSIEMIEAVGHHYFDIFFKTCSQLLRDNGMMLLQAITIRDQEFKRYIQSVDFIKRYIFPGGCLPSVGSMVDALTRTTDMTLFHMEDITPHYARTLRKWRHRFFKNIDHVRAMQFPETFIRMWEYYLCYCEGGFSERYIGDVQMLLTKPLCRRASLLTPLEE
- a CDS encoding methyltransferase domain-containing protein gives rise to the protein MDTQNISDETLVDLMFHLKWKSDSAAHTDVYHACGVNIWRDYMPAAVLEAIVGRHTGEMIDIHVEPEDLVPAAKSSNLFEIKRSQFGNPFAERPAAGPAMGRFYPKGLLRDVSNVFAANRQPFRCVHLNNGHMTVDFNHPLAGRDLSLSALIGNIAPKKLERGGTSVDWLAALTDGPGMQARWRDKPSSFFSHDAFFRQDSEADTRFYQEPRFVQHIDDTAIEIIKATYGRFVQDGMQVLDLMSSWQSHLPEGLKLDRLTGLGLNEKELRRNPLLSDVLVQDLNQSVNLPFESESFDAVLNTVSIEYLVDPMAVFEEVLRVLRPGGYFLVAFSNRWFEPKAVKVWKEIHEFERMGMVLELFSCTEGFTNLQTYSMRGLPRPHNDKYYPDMLRSDPVYIVWGQRS